The following proteins are co-located in the Triticum aestivum cultivar Chinese Spring chromosome 1A, IWGSC CS RefSeq v2.1, whole genome shotgun sequence genome:
- the LOC123057845 gene encoding protein transport protein SEC24, with product MAVRATVSRFPVTQGALDECGIQWGISVTPFAADDETGQPPATAGRGDRLPRCERCWAYFNTYCDVERWGWACALCGTLNGFDDDALHRFQRPEACPELNASFIDFEMPVDEADGAGDGVKARPVYVAAVDLACSEEFLELIKSALLAALEALIPGSLFGLMTFSHKIGLYDVQGPVPVVKNVFIPPDSEEGGLAVALEDAMPLLSFLAPVDTCKDRIAAALDTLRPTSSWERGAASGQEADTVLLGGRGFGTAMSSLIDYLSSEYGSTFALARVFAFLSGAPDYGDGQLDTRRYGEQYASKGEDADLALLPEQIPFYRDLAAVAVQAGVCVDIFAVTDEYTDLASLKFLSIESGGSLFLYANADDSTLPQDIYRLLSRPYAFGCVLRLRTSPDFEPGHSYGHFFPDPQYENVQHIICCDSFATYAYDFDFTHADGFSRHTEPAVVQIAFQYSVIEPVEVASGNGPQSYPRFCLKRRLRIRTLQYRPANNINEIYDSVDQEAVLHILVHKVILVSLENGVREGRNSVHDWLAILITRYNDALRSDPRTPESHIDIDFSQCPHLQMIPQFVFGMLRSPLLRLHEEGIHPDYRIYLQCLFSSLEPSSLAKAIYPLLISYSSPNKQAFPRHTLSRAALTMSESPIFLLDAFTNLVVYYSSTADPSLPFPPPHDCLLRTTINALKQDRCITPKLAIVRGGQDDSSLFENYLIEEQDVDGSGYTSGNGFISFREGIRNEVAEILKEESGS from the exons ATGGCGGTGCGCGCGACGGTCTCCCGCTTCCCCGTGACGCAGGGGGCGCTGGACGAGTGCGGCATCCAGTGGGGCATCTCCGTGACGCCCTTCGCCGCCGACGACGAGACCGGCcagccgcccgccaccgccggccgCGGCGACCGCCTCCCGCGCTGCGAGCGCTGCTGGGCCTACTTCAACACCTACTGCGACGTGGAGCGCTGGGGCTGGGCCTGCGCGCTCTGCGGCACCCTCAACGGCTTCGACGACGACGCCCTCCACCGCTTCCAGCGCCCAGAAGCTTGCCCCGAGCTCAACGCCTCCTTCATCGACTTCGAGATGCCAG TGGATGAGGCGGATGGTGCAGGTGATGGTGTGAAGGCGCGGCCTGTCTATGTGGCGGCGGTGGATCTCGCTT GTTCTGAAGAGTTCCTGGAACTCATCAAGAGTGCGCTTCTGGCAGCGCTAGAAG CTCTGATTCCAGGCTCCCTGTTTGGGCTTATGACATTCAGCCACAAGATTGGGTTGTATGATGTACAAGGTCCAGTCCCTGTCGTGAAAAATGTTTTCATCCCTCCAGACTCAGAAGAAGGTGGACTAGCTGTCGCCCTTGAAGATGCCATGCCCCTGCTTTCCTTTTTGGCCCCT GTTGATACATGCAAGGACCGAATTGCCGCTGCCCTGGACACACTGCGGCCTACATCTTCATGGGAGAGAGGCGCTGCTTCTGGGCAGGAAGCAGATACGGTCTTGCTTGGCGGGCGGGGTTTTGGAACAGCCATGTCTTCTCTAATTGACTACTTGAGTTCAGAGTATGGTTCTACTTTTGCTTTGG CTAGGGTATTTGCTTTTCTGTCTGGTGCTCCTGATTATGGAGATGGTCAACTAGATACTAGGAGATATGGTGAGCAATATGCTAGCAAAGGGGAAGATGCTGACCTCGCGTTGCTCCCTGAGCAGATACCTTTCTATAGAGATCTA GCAGCTGTTGCTGTTCAAGCAGGAGTATGTGTAGACATATTTGCTGTAACTGATGAATACACCGATTTGGCTTCGTTGAAGTTTTTAAGTATCGAAAGTGGTGGCTCGTTATTTCTCTATGCAAACGCGGATGATTCAACACTTCCCCAGGACAT ATATCGTCTGTTGAGTCGACCCTATGCATTTGGTTGTGTTCTCAGGCTGAGAACATCACCAGATTTTGAGCCTGGCCACTCT TATGGCCATTTCTTCCCTGATCCTCAATATGAAAATGTGCAACATATTATCTGCTGTGATTCTTTTGCTACATATGCCTATGACTTTGACTTTACCCATGCTGATGGCTTCTCCAG GCACACAGAACCTGCTGTTGTACAGATCGCTTTTCAGtacagtgtaattgagcctgtggaGGTGGCATCAGGGAATGGCCCACAATCATATCCAAG GTTTTGTCTCAAGAGACGGTTGAGAATAAGGACATTGCAGTATCGGCCGGCTAATAATATCAATGAAATATATGACAGTGTCGATCAAGAGGCTGTCCTACATATCCTTGTTCATAAG GTTATTCTAGTTTCACTGGAAAATGGGGTTAGAGAAGGCAGAAATTCGGTGCATGATTGGCTGGCTATCCTTATAACTCGGTATAATGATGCGTTGAGATCTGATCCACGAACACCAGAATCGCACATTGATATAGACTTCTCACAATGCCCCCATCTGCAAATGATACCCCAGTTTGTGTTTGGAATGTTGAGGAGCCCTCTTCTTCGCTTGCATGAAGAAGGCATCCACCCAGATTACAGGATATATCTTCAATGCCTTTTCAG CTCACTGGAGCCATCTTCTCTAGCCAAAGCTATATATCCACTTTTAATTTCGTACTCCTCACCTAATAAGCAAGCATTCCCACGGCACACTCTGAGCCGTGCTGCTCTGACGATGAGTGAGAGCCCGATATTTCTTCTGGATGCGTTTACCAACCTTGTTGTTTACTATTCATCGACTGCTGATCCTTCGCTTCCTTTTCCTCCACCCCATGACT GTCTTTTGAGAACAACGATTAATGCGTTGAAGCAGGACAGGTGTATCACACCTAAGCTTGCAATTGTTCGTGGGGGACAGGACGATTCATCGTTGTTTGAGAACTATCTAATTGAAGAGCAAG